GTTTCGTGATGGGAATGGTCGCACCAGCCGCGCACTATTTTACTGGTACATGCTGAAATCGGGTTACGACGTGTTCCGCTATATCTCGATCAGCCGCTTGCTTTATGCCGCGCCAGTGAAATATGCGCACAGTTATCAGCACACCGAAACCGACAACATGGATTTGACCTACTTTCTGGATTATCAGGCCGACATTATCAGCCGGGCGATAAATCATTTTTACAAATATATTGAATCACTTATTAGACGGCGTGTGGAGATGGATCAGCGTCTTTTCGCCTCCGGTGCAATATCGCGCTTGAGTCAGCGTCAGGTGACGCTATTCAATATCATGCTTGCTCAGCCCGGTATGGCGATTACTGCCGCGCGGGTTTGTGAAAGCCTTGGGGTCTCGGATAATACAGCGCGTAATGATTTGCGTGCGCTGGTGCGGGAAGGCCTTGTCGAAGAGCGCAAGATTAATGGCCAACTGACCGAGTATGTCGCCAGAGGCTATTCATAGCCTTAAGCTTCTCGTTCTGCGTACTTCTTCGCAGAAAATCCCCTTTCAAACTGGACGTTTATACAGCACAATCCCGACTGGTATGCGTTATGAAGAGGGAGCGGGATGGAGACTTCAATCATCGTCTTGGCAGCGGTTGCGCTGGCAGGATTACTGGTCGGCTGGCTGGCCGCAAGCTGGCGCGGGGCGCAACAGCAGGCGGAATTGCTCGCTGAGCAGCGCGACGTCTTTAGTGAGTTGAGTGCCGCACGCCAGCAAATCAGCCAGAACGAACACTGGCGCGAGGAGTGCGAACTGCTCAATAACGAGCTGCGCAGCCTGCAACATATCAACAGTTCACTGGAAGCGGATCTGCGCGAAGTCACCACCCGGCTGGAATCCACTCAGCTTCATGCCGAAGAAAAATTGCGTCAGATGCACAGCAGCGAGCAGCGTCTGAGTGAGCAGTTTGAAAACCTTGCCAACCGTATTTTTGAGCAGAGCAATCGCCGCGTTGATGAACAGAATCGCCAAAGCCTTAATGGCTTGTTAATGCCACTGCGCGAGCAACTCGACGGTTTTCGCCGCCAGGTGCAGGAGAGCTTTGGCCAGGAAGCGCGTGAACGCCACACGCTGGCCCATGAAATCCGCAACTTGCAGCAATTGAACGCCCAAATGGCGCAAGAAGCCATTAACCTCACCCGCGCGCTGAAAGGCGATAACAAAACCCAGGGTAACTGGGGCGAAGTGGTTCTCACCCGCGTGCTTGAAGCCTCTGGCCTGCGCGAAGGCTATGAATACAAAACCCAGGTCAGCATAGAAAATGAGAGCCGCGCCCGCATGCAGCCGGACGTTATCGTGCGTCTTCCGCAGGGCAAAGACGTGGTGATTGATGCCAAAATGACGCTGGTGGCCTATGAGCGTTACTTCAATGCCGACGATGAGTTCACCCGCGAAAGCGCGGTACAAGAGCACGTCGCCTCTGTGCGCAACCATATACGCTTGCTGGGCAGGAAGGATTACCAGCAGTTGCCCGGTCTGCGTAGCCTGGATTATGTACTGATGTTTATTCCGGTCGAACCGGCTTTCTTAATCGCCCTCGACAAACAGCCAGAACTGATCACCGAAGCTCTGAAAAATAACATTATGCTGGTCAGCCCGACCACGTTACTGGTGGCGCTACGCACCATTGCCAACCTGTGGCGCTACGAGCACCAGAGCCGCAACGCCCAGCAAATTGCGGAGCGGGCGAGTCGCCTGTATGACAAGATGCGCCTGTTTGTCGACGACATGACAGCCATTGGGCAGGGGCTTGATAAAGCGCAGGATAATTACCGCCAGGCGATGAAAAAACTCAGTTCCGGGCGCGGTAACTTGCTGGCGCAGACTGAAGCATTCCGCGGGCTTGGCGTCGAGATCAAACGCGAGATTAATCCGGAATTAGCCGCAGAAGCGCAGGCGCAGGACGAAGAATTTCGTCTGCGGGCAGGACAAGATGCGTTTAACGATCATAATGAAGACAACGCATTAGACACCGCACTGCCGGGCGATGAACCTGCGGCGAAGGCCTCGTCGGGTGGTTGAAACGTAGGGCAAACGCGTCCAATCTGATACACTTCATCAACAAATTCTTCAATAGCAGGCACTAAGATGGCGGAAGATTCAAAAGATACGACACACTTTGGTTTTCAGACCGTCGCCAAGGAAAATAAAGCCGATATGGTGGCGCATGTTTTCCATTCGGTTGCGTCAAAATACGATGTCATGAACGACTTAATGTCGATGGGTATTCACCGTTTATGGAAGCGGTTCACCATCGATTGCAGCGGTGTTCGTCGTGGGCAAAAAGTCCTCGATCTGGCTGGCGGTACAGGCGATCTCACCGCTAAGTTTTCCCGCCTGGTCGGGGAAACTGGTCAGGTTGTGCTGGCCGATATCAACGATTCAATGCTGAAAATGGGGCGCGAAAAACTGCGCAATCTCGGCGTGATTGGCAATGTTGAATATGTTCAGGCAAATGCCGAAGCGCTGCCTTTCCCGGATAACACTTTCGACTGCATCACCATCTCTTTTGGTTTGCGTAACGTCACCGACAAAGAGAAAGCGCTGCGCTCTATGTTTCGCGTGTTGAAACCGGGCGGTCGACTGCTGGTGCTGGAGTTTTCCAAACCGGTTATCGAGCCGCTGAGCAAAGCCTACGACGCATACTCTTTCCATGTCCTGCCGCGTATTGGCCAGATGGTTGCAAACGATGCGGAAAGCTATCGCTATCTTGCTGAATCCATCCGTATGCATCCCGATCAGGACACCCTGAAAGCCATGATGCAGGACGCAGGTTTCGAAAACGTTGACTACTACAATCTGACTGCCGGTATCGTTGCTCTGCACCGTGGCTATAAGTTCTGACAGGAGTGCGTATGCCCTTTAAGCCGATGGTGGCCGCGGGAATCGAACGCGTGCTGAATACGTTTTTATACCGCGAAGGTGCGCTGAAACCGGCGCGTCAGCGTCTGCATGGCAAAGTTTTGCGTGTTGTCCTGCAAGAGTTCGCTTCACCGTTTGTGCTGGTGTTCAGCGAACGGCAAGTTGATGTGCTGGGGGAATGGGAAGGCGAAGCCGACTGTTCCGTCATCACGCAACTGCGGGTGTTGCCGAAACTGCGCGACCGCCAGCAGCTCACTGCGCTAATTCGCAGTGGCGAGCTGGAAGTGCAGGGGGATATTCAGGTGGTGCAAAACCTGGTCTCGTTGATGGATCTGGCTGAATTCGACCCCGCAGAAGTGCTCGCGCCGTGGACCGGTGACATCGCCGCTGAAGGCATTAGCAAGTTCCTGCGCGGCGGCGCACGCCTTTTTCGTCACGGCTTTCAGCGCCAGCAACGCTATGTTTCTGAAGTTATAACGGAAGAGTGGCGTCTCGCACCTGGCGCGCTGGAAGTTGCCTGGTTCGCAGAGGAGACGGCAGCCGTGGAACGTGCTGCGGATGCCTTAGCCAAACGCCTGGATAAACTGGAGGGCAAATGACGCCTGGAGAACTACGGCGGCTCTATTTCATCATCCAGACTTTTTTGAGTTACGGGCTTGATGAGCTCATTCCTAAAATGCGTATCACCCTGCCGCTGCGACTCTGGCGCAGGACGCTGTTCTGGATGCCCAACCGGCATAAAGAGAAGCAGCTTGGTGAACGTCTGCGGCTTGCGTTGCAGGAGCTGGGTCCGGTATGGATTAAATTCGGGCAAATGCTGTCAACCCGTCGTGATTTATTCCCCCCGCTTATCGCCGATCAACTGGCTATGTTGCAGGATCGCGTTGCGCCTTTTGATGGTCATCTGGCCAAAAAACAGATTGAAAAAGCGATGGGCGATCAACCGGTTGAAACCTGGTTTGACGATTTTGACATCACACCGTTGGCTTCTGCGTCCATTGCGCAGGTACATACCGCGCGGCTGAAAGAGAACGGCAAAGAAGTGGTGATCAAAGTGATCCGCCCGGACATTTTGCCGATCATCAAAGCGGATTTGCGCCTTATTTATCGTCTGGCTGGCTGGGTTCCGCGCCTGTTGCCGGATGGTCGCCGTCTGCGCCCGCGTGAAGTAGTGCATGAATATGAAAAGACGCTGATCGATGAACTCGATTTGCTGCGCGAATCAGCAAACGCTATCCAGCTGCGTCGCAATTTTGAAAACAGCCCAATGCTCTACGTCCCGGAAGTTTATTCTGACTATTGCAGCCAGGACATGATGGTGATGGAGCGCATCTACGGCATTCCGGTTTCCGATGTTCCGGCGCTGGAGAAGAACGGCACCAACCTCAAGCTGCTGGCGGAGCGCGGCGTGCAGGTGTTTTTCACCCAGGTCTTTCGCGACAGCTTCTTTCATGCCGACATGCACCCGGGCAATATCTTTGTCAGCTACGATCACCCGGAAGATCCGCAATACATCGGGATTGACTGCGGCATTGTTGGCTCGTTGAACAAAGAAGATAAACGCTATCTGGCGGAAAACTTTATCGCCTTCTTTAACCGCGACTACCGCAAAGTGGCGGAACTGCATGTGGATTCTGGCTGGGTACCGCCAGACACCAACGTTGAAGAGTTCGAATTTGCCATCCGCACGGTCTGCGAGCCTATCTTTGAAAAGCCTCTGGCGGAAATCTCCTTCGGCCATGTTCTGCTTAACCTGTTCAATACGGCGCGTCGCTTCAATATGGAAGTGCAGCCGCAACTGGTGCTGCTGCAAAAAACACTGCTCTACATTGAAGGCGTTGGTCGCCAGCTTTATCCGCAGCTCGATTTATGGAAAACGGCGAAACCTTTCCTTGAAACATGGATCAAAGATCAAGTCGGCATTCCTGCGCTGGTCAGGGCTATCAAAGAGAAAGGCCCGTTCTGGATTGAAAAAATGCCGGACGTACCTGAACTGATCTTCAACGGATTGCAGCAAGGAAAACATTTGCAGCAAAGCGTTGATAAAATCGCCCATGAGTTAGAAGTCAACCGTGTCCGGCAGGGGCAGTCTCGTTATCTGTTTGGTATTGGCGCAACACTGCTGTTAAGCGGCACGCTATTGCTGATTAGCCGACCAGAGTTGGGCAATAATCCCTTATGGCTGATGGTGGGTGGTCTTGCCGTATGGCTGCTGGGCTGGCGCAAGACGCGTTGAGCGAATGTCGCTTGCGCAATGCCGGGTCGACACATGCAGCCTGAGGGATAACGTGTATACTGGGGCCTGTTTTTAAACCTTATCTCTTTCAGGGGAATCTCTATGGGTGGTATCAGTATTTGGCAGTTGGTGATTATTGCGGTTATCGTCGTGCTGCTGTTCGGTACAAAAAAACTCGGTTCAATTGGATCCGATTTAGGTGCATCGATCAAAGGCTTTAAAAAAGCCATGAGCGACGATGATAAAAAAGAGAGTCAGGATAAATCGGCAGAAGCAGAAGATGCAGATTTTACCGCGAAAACGCTCTCTGATAGCCGTAGCCCCGACGATGCTAAAAAAGACGAAAAACGTCACGACAAAGAGCAGGTGTAATTCGTGTTCGATATAGGTTTTGGCGAACTGTTACTCGTTTTTGTGATAGGCCTCGTAGTGCTCGGGCCGCAACGCTTGCCCGTGGCTGTGCGTACGGTTGCTGGCTGGGTTCGCGCGTTGCGCTCGCTGGCAACCACCGTGCAAAACGAATTGACGCAGGAACTTAAGCTACAGGAATTTCAGGACAGCCTGAAAAAGGTTGAGAAAGCGAGCCTGGATAACCTGTCGCCAGAGTTAAAAGAGTCAATGGACGAATTGCGTCACGCGGCGGAATCGATGAAGCGCTCATACAGCGCCAACGATGCAGAAAAAGCGAGTGACGAAGCACATACCATCCATAATCCGGTGGTGAAAGATAGCGAAGCGCAGCACGAAGGCGTCACGCCTACCGCGGCTGAACATCAGGCGAGTTCCCCCGATCAGGTTCCCGACGTCGTGGCTGAGAAAAAAGCGCCGGTAGTGAACCCAGCAGTAAAAGAGGCCGCGCCGGTTTCCGACTCCACACCTTCTGCAAGTGATAAATCCTGAACATGGCTGTAGACGATACTCAACCGCTGATCGCACATCTTATCGAGCTGCGTAAGCGTCTGCTGAACTGCATTATCGCGGTGATGGTGATTTTCCTCGCGCTGGTCTACTTCGCGAATGATATTTACCAACTGGTCTCCGCGCCGCTGATTAAACAGATGCCGCTGGGCGCGACGATGATCGCCACCGATGTGGCATCGCCGTTTTTCACACCGATCAAGCTGACCTTTATGGTGTCGTTGATCCTCTCCGCCCCGGTAGTTCTGTACCAGGTGTGGGCCTTTGTCGCCCCGGCACTGTATAAGCACGAGCGCCGCCTGGTGGTGCCGCTGCTGGTTTCCAGTTCGCTGCTGTTTTACATCGGCATGGCATTCGCCTATTTCGTGGTCTTCCCGCTGGCGTTTGGTTTTCTGACGCACACAGCGCCGGAAGGCGTGCAGGTTTCCACGGATATCGCCAGTTATCTCAACTTCGTGATGGCGTTGTTTATGGCTTTTGGCGTGTCGTTCGAAGTGCCGGTCGCCATCGTTTTGCTGTGCTGGATGGGCGTCACGACGCCTGCCGATCTGCGGCAAAAACGCCCGTACGTATTAGTTGGCGCGTTTGTCGTCGGCATGCTGCTAACGCCGCCGGATATTTTCTCTCAGACGCTGCTGGCGATCCCAATGTACTGCCTGTTTGAGGTCGGGATATTTTTCGCCCGCTTCTATGTAGGTAAACACCGCGTCCCGGACGACGAGAACGAAACAGAGACCAGCGAAGAGTAATATTCAGCCGCCCGACAGGGCGGTTGTTGTATGGGGAAAAGCATGTTTGATATTGGCGTGAATTTAACCAGTTCCCAGTTCGCTAAAGACCGCGATGAAATCGTTGCACGAGCCCAGGCGGCAGGCGTGACGGGGATGTTGATAACCGGCACCAACCTGCATGAAAGCCGACAGGCGCAGCAACTGACGCAACGCTATTCAGACAGTTGGTCTACCGCCGGGGTACATCCTCATGACAGCAGTAGCTGGACGGAGGAAACCGCGCAGGCCATTCGTGCGTTAGCGGCGATGCCAAATGTTGTGGCGATCGGCGAATGCGGGCTGGATTTCAACCGTAATTTCTCCACGCCACAGGCGCAGGAAGTCGCGTTCAGCGCGCAGCTGGCGCTGGCTGCGGAATTGAATATGCCGGTTTTTCTGCACTGCCGTGATGCGCATGAGCGTTTCCTGGCGCTGCTGGATCCGTGGCTGGATAAACTGCCCGGCGCGGTATTGCACTGTTTTACCGGGCCGGCGCAGGAAGCAAGAGAGTGCATCGAGCGTGGGCTTTATCTTGGGGTGACCGGTTGGGTTTGCGATGAGCGTCGCGGGCAGGAACTGCGTGAAGTGGTACCGTTGATCCCCGCTGAGCGCTTATTGATTGAAACCGACGCGCCGTACTTATTACCGCGCGATCTCAACCCAAAACCTGAATCCCGGCGTAATGAACCCGCCTGGCTTGGCCATATTCTCGCCACTGTTGCCGGGCTGCGCGGTGAAGAACCTTACTGGCTGGGCACGGTGACGGACCAGAATGTGCAGCAGCTTTTTGGCATTGATTTTTAAGCCGGCGTCAGGCTTTGCGGAAATCGGTATTTTTAACGCTTTGCAGCACCTGTTTATTAAGCAGATGTAGCAGAAGCATTGAACGCGCTTCGCCATCCGGCTCTTTAAAGATGGCCTGCAATCCTTCAAGCGCCCCTTCCGTAATGACCACGTCATCGCCGGGGTAGGGTGTTTGCGGATCGGTGATGCCTTCCGGTTGCCAGGCTTCGAGCTGTTGGATAACGGCGTAAGGGACACTTGCCGGATGCATGCCAAAACGCACGAAGTGGCTGACGCCGCGCGTCGCGTTAATCGTAGTGGTATGAATGACCTCGGGATCGAATTCCACAAACAGATAGTTCGGGAAGAGCGGCTCCCTCACCGTTGTTCGTTTACCGCGAACGATTTTTTCCAGGGCGATCATCGGCGTCAGGCAGGCGACTGACTGGCGCTCCAGATGTTCCTGGGCACGCTGAAGTTGGCCTCGTTTGCAGTAGAGTAGATACCAGGATTGCATAATGACTCTTTTCCGTAAGTTCGGGCGCAAGAATACCAAAACCACCGCATGATGGCTAAGTTGATTATAACGCTCACTTACCAACGTCGTTGTATTTCACGCAGATTTAACAAAAATACAGCAACCTCAGGACGAACACCGTATAATAAAGCGCTTATCTGGAGGCGATAATACACCGCATGAAATACAACGATCTTCGCGACTTTCTGACACTACTCGAACAACAAGGCGAGCTGAAACGCATCGCTCTTCCGGTTGATCCTCACCTGGAAATGACGGAAATCGCCGATCGCACGCTGCGTGCGGGTGGCCCGGCGCTGTTGTTTGAGAATCCGAAAGGGTATGCGATGCCGGTGCTGTGTAACTTGTTTGGCACGCCGCGTCGTGTTGCGTTAGGCATGGGCCAGGACGACGTCAGCGCTCTGCGGGAAGTGGGTAAACTGCTGGCGTTCCTGAAAGAGCCAGAGCCGCCAAAAGGTTTCCGCGATCTCTTCGATAAACTGCCGCAGTTTAAGCAAGTACTGAATATGCCAACCAAACGGCTGCGCGGCGCACCTTGCCAGCAGAAAGTAGTGCAGGGTGATGATGTCGATCTGACGACAATCCCGATTATGCAGTGCTGGCCGGAAGATGCCGCGCCGCTGATTACCTGGGGGCTGACGGTAACACGCGGGCCGCATAAAGAGCGGCAGAATCTGGGGATTTACCGTCAGCAATTGATTGGCAAAAACAAACTGATTATGCGCTGGCTCTCTCATCGTGGCGGTGCACTTGATTTTCAGGAGTGGCAAGCCGCTCACCCTGGTGAACGTTTTCCCGTTGCCGTGGCGCTGGGAGCCGATCCGGCGACCATTCTTGGCGCGGTCACGCCGGTGCCGGACACGCTTTCTGAATACGCATTTGCCGGGCTTTTACGCGGGACCAAAACCGAAGTCGTGAAGTGCGTGTCGAACGATCTGGAAGTGCCCGCCAGCGCCGAAATTGTGCTGGAAGGTTATCTTGAACCCGGCGAGATGGCGCCGGAAGGGCCGTACGGCGATCACACCGGTTATTACAATGAAATCGATAATTTCCCGGTGTTTACCGTTACCCATATTACCCAGCGCGAAGATGCGATTTATCACTCCACGTATACCGGGCGGCCGCCGGATGAACCCGCGGTGCTGGGCGTGGCGTTGAACGAAGTGTTCGTGCCGATCCTGCAAAAGCAGTTCCCGGAAATCGTTGATTTTTATCTGCCGCCGGAAGGCTGTTCTTACCGCCTGGCGGTGGTCACCATTAAGAAGCAGTACGCAGGCCACGCCAAACGCGTGATGATGGGCGTCTGGTCTTTCCTGCGCCAGTTTATGTACACCAAATTTGTGATCGTGTGCGATGACGATGTTAACGCCCGCGACTGGAATGATGTGATTTGGGCGATTACCACCCGGATGGATCCCGCCAGGGACACGGTTCTGGTGGAAAATACGCCGATCGATTATCTGGATTTTGCCTCGCCAGTTTCCGGGCTGGGTTCAAAAATGGGACTGGATGCCACCAATAAATGGCCTGGCGAAACCCAGCGTGAATGGGGACGACCAATCAAGAAGGATCCCGATGTAACGGCGAGAATCGACGCTATTTGGGATGAACTGGCCATACTGGATACCGAAAAATAGACCCGACAGAGAGAGCGCATGACAACCTTAAGCTGTAAAGTGACCTCGGTAGATGCCATCACTGATACCGTATATCGTGTCCGTTTAGTGCCGGAGGCGGCTTTTTCTTTTCGCGCTGGCCAGTACTTGATGGTGGTGATGGATGAGCGAGATAAGCGCCCCTTCTCAATGGCCTCCACGCCGGACCAGCATGACTTTATTGAGTTGCACATCGGCGCATCTGAACTGAATCTTTACGCGATGGCGGTGATGGATCGCATTCTGAAAGACAGAGAAATCGTGATTGATATTCCCCATGGCGATGCCTGGCTGCGCGAAGACGAAGAACGTCCAATGATGCTGATTGCGGGCGGGACCGGTTTCTCTTATGCGCGCTCGATCCTGCTAACATCCCTTGCGAAAAACCCGAACCGCGACATCACTATTTATTGGGGGGGTCGTGAAGAGAAGCATCTTTATGATTTGGCCGAGCTGGAAGCGTTGTCAGTTGATCACCCAAATTTGCGGGTGGTGCCGGTAGTCGAACAGCCGGAAGCCGACTGGCGTGGTCGCTCAGGCACTGTGCTGGCAGCGGTGTTGCAGGATTTCGGTTCCCTTGCCGAGCATGACATCTACATTGCTGGCCGTTTTGAGATGGCGAAAATCGCCCGTGACCTGTTCTGCAATGAGCGCGGCGCGCGTGAAGACCGCCTGTTTGGCGATGCGTTTGCGTTTATCTAAGCAATAAAAAGCCCGCCCCTGACAGGCGGGAAGAACGGCAACTAAATCCTCTCTCTTCGCATTTCGTAGGCCGGGCAAGCGAAGCGCCCCCGGCAAACATGCCGGATGGCGGCGCAAGCGCCTTATCCTGCCTACGGTTACGTTTAAAGCGTTAAACGCGCTCAAACACCGTGGCGATCCCCTGACCTAAACCGATACACATGGTCGCCAGACCTAGCTGCGCATCGTTGCGCTCCATCAGATTCAGCAGCGTGGTGCTGATACGCGTACCGGAGCAGCCCAGCGGGTGACCAAGGGCGATCGCGCCGCCGTTGAGGTTGATCTTCTCGTCAATCTGCTCCATCAGCCCCAGATCCTTAATGCATGGCAGGATCTGCGCGGCAAACGCTTCATTCATCTCAAACAGATCGATATCGCTGGCGGTCAGACCGGCCTTTTTCAGCGCCAGTTGCGACGCCGGAACCGGGCCATAGCCCATGATCGACGGATCGCAGCCAACCACGGCCATCGAACGAATGCGCGCGCGCGGCGTTAAACCCAGCTCGCGGGCGCGGCTGGCGCTCATTATCAGCATTGCCGACGCGCCATCCGACAGCGCCGACGACGTCCCGGCGGTGACGGTGCCGCTCACCGGATCAAACGCCGGACGCAGCGCTGACAACGCTTCTACCGTGGTTTCCGGGCGGATCACTTCGTCATAGTTAAACTGTTTCAACACGCCATCGGCGTCGTGGCCACCCGTTGGAATGATTTCGTTTTTAAATGCGCCCGACTGTGTGGCAGCCCAGGCGCGGGCATGAGAGCGGGCGGCGAAAGCATCCTGCATTTCACGGCTGATACCGTGCATGCGCGACAGCATTTCGGCGGTCAGCCCCATCATTCCCGCCGCTTTGGCGACGTTACGGCTCATGCCTGGGTGGAAATCAACACCGTGGCTCATTGGCACATGGCCCATATGCTCCA
The nucleotide sequence above comes from Kosakonia sp. H02. Encoded proteins:
- the rmuC gene encoding DNA recombination protein RmuC; this translates as METSIIVLAAVALAGLLVGWLAASWRGAQQQAELLAEQRDVFSELSAARQQISQNEHWREECELLNNELRSLQHINSSLEADLREVTTRLESTQLHAEEKLRQMHSSEQRLSEQFENLANRIFEQSNRRVDEQNRQSLNGLLMPLREQLDGFRRQVQESFGQEARERHTLAHEIRNLQQLNAQMAQEAINLTRALKGDNKTQGNWGEVVLTRVLEASGLREGYEYKTQVSIENESRARMQPDVIVRLPQGKDVVIDAKMTLVAYERYFNADDEFTRESAVQEHVASVRNHIRLLGRKDYQQLPGLRSLDYVLMFIPVEPAFLIALDKQPELITEALKNNIMLVSPTTLLVALRTIANLWRYEHQSRNAQQIAERASRLYDKMRLFVDDMTAIGQGLDKAQDNYRQAMKKLSSGRGNLLAQTEAFRGLGVEIKREINPELAAEAQAQDEEFRLRAGQDAFNDHNEDNALDTALPGDEPAAKASSGG
- the ubiE gene encoding bifunctional demethylmenaquinone methyltransferase/2-methoxy-6-polyprenyl-1,4-benzoquinol methylase UbiE, coding for MAEDSKDTTHFGFQTVAKENKADMVAHVFHSVASKYDVMNDLMSMGIHRLWKRFTIDCSGVRRGQKVLDLAGGTGDLTAKFSRLVGETGQVVLADINDSMLKMGREKLRNLGVIGNVEYVQANAEALPFPDNTFDCITISFGLRNVTDKEKALRSMFRVLKPGGRLLVLEFSKPVIEPLSKAYDAYSFHVLPRIGQMVANDAESYRYLAESIRMHPDQDTLKAMMQDAGFENVDYYNLTAGIVALHRGYKF
- a CDS encoding SCP2 domain-containing protein, which codes for MPFKPMVAAGIERVLNTFLYREGALKPARQRLHGKVLRVVLQEFASPFVLVFSERQVDVLGEWEGEADCSVITQLRVLPKLRDRQQLTALIRSGELEVQGDIQVVQNLVSLMDLAEFDPAEVLAPWTGDIAAEGISKFLRGGARLFRHGFQRQQRYVSEVITEEWRLAPGALEVAWFAEETAAVERAADALAKRLDKLEGK
- the ubiB gene encoding ubiquinone biosynthesis regulatory protein kinase UbiB, which translates into the protein MTPGELRRLYFIIQTFLSYGLDELIPKMRITLPLRLWRRTLFWMPNRHKEKQLGERLRLALQELGPVWIKFGQMLSTRRDLFPPLIADQLAMLQDRVAPFDGHLAKKQIEKAMGDQPVETWFDDFDITPLASASIAQVHTARLKENGKEVVIKVIRPDILPIIKADLRLIYRLAGWVPRLLPDGRRLRPREVVHEYEKTLIDELDLLRESANAIQLRRNFENSPMLYVPEVYSDYCSQDMMVMERIYGIPVSDVPALEKNGTNLKLLAERGVQVFFTQVFRDSFFHADMHPGNIFVSYDHPEDPQYIGIDCGIVGSLNKEDKRYLAENFIAFFNRDYRKVAELHVDSGWVPPDTNVEEFEFAIRTVCEPIFEKPLAEISFGHVLLNLFNTARRFNMEVQPQLVLLQKTLLYIEGVGRQLYPQLDLWKTAKPFLETWIKDQVGIPALVRAIKEKGPFWIEKMPDVPELIFNGLQQGKHLQQSVDKIAHELEVNRVRQGQSRYLFGIGATLLLSGTLLLISRPELGNNPLWLMVGGLAVWLLGWRKTR
- the tatA gene encoding Sec-independent protein translocase subunit TatA — translated: MGGISIWQLVIIAVIVVLLFGTKKLGSIGSDLGASIKGFKKAMSDDDKKESQDKSAEAEDADFTAKTLSDSRSPDDAKKDEKRHDKEQV
- the tatB gene encoding Sec-independent protein translocase protein TatB, which encodes MFDIGFGELLLVFVIGLVVLGPQRLPVAVRTVAGWVRALRSLATTVQNELTQELKLQEFQDSLKKVEKASLDNLSPELKESMDELRHAAESMKRSYSANDAEKASDEAHTIHNPVVKDSEAQHEGVTPTAAEHQASSPDQVPDVVAEKKAPVVNPAVKEAAPVSDSTPSASDKS
- the tatC gene encoding Sec-independent protein translocase subunit TatC, whose amino-acid sequence is MAVDDTQPLIAHLIELRKRLLNCIIAVMVIFLALVYFANDIYQLVSAPLIKQMPLGATMIATDVASPFFTPIKLTFMVSLILSAPVVLYQVWAFVAPALYKHERRLVVPLLVSSSLLFYIGMAFAYFVVFPLAFGFLTHTAPEGVQVSTDIASYLNFVMALFMAFGVSFEVPVAIVLLCWMGVTTPADLRQKRPYVLVGAFVVGMLLTPPDIFSQTLLAIPMYCLFEVGIFFARFYVGKHRVPDDENETETSEE
- the tatD gene encoding 3'-5' ssDNA/RNA exonuclease TatD, coding for MFDIGVNLTSSQFAKDRDEIVARAQAAGVTGMLITGTNLHESRQAQQLTQRYSDSWSTAGVHPHDSSSWTEETAQAIRALAAMPNVVAIGECGLDFNRNFSTPQAQEVAFSAQLALAAELNMPVFLHCRDAHERFLALLDPWLDKLPGAVLHCFTGPAQEARECIERGLYLGVTGWVCDERRGQELREVVPLIPAERLLIETDAPYLLPRDLNPKPESRRNEPAWLGHILATVAGLRGEEPYWLGTVTDQNVQQLFGIDF
- the rfaH gene encoding transcription/translation regulatory transformer protein RfaH — its product is MQSWYLLYCKRGQLQRAQEHLERQSVACLTPMIALEKIVRGKRTTVREPLFPNYLFVEFDPEVIHTTTINATRGVSHFVRFGMHPASVPYAVIQQLEAWQPEGITDPQTPYPGDDVVITEGALEGLQAIFKEPDGEARSMLLLHLLNKQVLQSVKNTDFRKA
- the ubiD gene encoding 4-hydroxy-3-polyprenylbenzoate decarboxylase, with translation MHRMKYNDLRDFLTLLEQQGELKRIALPVDPHLEMTEIADRTLRAGGPALLFENPKGYAMPVLCNLFGTPRRVALGMGQDDVSALREVGKLLAFLKEPEPPKGFRDLFDKLPQFKQVLNMPTKRLRGAPCQQKVVQGDDVDLTTIPIMQCWPEDAAPLITWGLTVTRGPHKERQNLGIYRQQLIGKNKLIMRWLSHRGGALDFQEWQAAHPGERFPVAVALGADPATILGAVTPVPDTLSEYAFAGLLRGTKTEVVKCVSNDLEVPASAEIVLEGYLEPGEMAPEGPYGDHTGYYNEIDNFPVFTVTHITQREDAIYHSTYTGRPPDEPAVLGVALNEVFVPILQKQFPEIVDFYLPPEGCSYRLAVVTIKKQYAGHAKRVMMGVWSFLRQFMYTKFVIVCDDDVNARDWNDVIWAITTRMDPARDTVLVENTPIDYLDFASPVSGLGSKMGLDATNKWPGETQREWGRPIKKDPDVTARIDAIWDELAILDTEK
- the fre gene encoding NAD(P)H-flavin reductase; this encodes MTTLSCKVTSVDAITDTVYRVRLVPEAAFSFRAGQYLMVVMDERDKRPFSMASTPDQHDFIELHIGASELNLYAMAVMDRILKDREIVIDIPHGDAWLREDEERPMMLIAGGTGFSYARSILLTSLAKNPNRDITIYWGGREEKHLYDLAELEALSVDHPNLRVVPVVEQPEADWRGRSGTVLAAVLQDFGSLAEHDIYIAGRFEMAKIARDLFCNERGAREDRLFGDAFAFI
- the fadA gene encoding acetyl-CoA C-acyltransferase FadA, which encodes MEQVVIVDAVRTPMGRSKGGAFRHVRAEDLSAHLMRSLLARNPALEASAIDDIYWGCVQQTLEQGFNIARNAALLAEIPHSVPAVTVNRLCGSSMQALHDAARMIMTGDAQVCLVGGVEHMGHVPMSHGVDFHPGMSRNVAKAAGMMGLTAEMLSRMHGISREMQDAFAARSHARAWAATQSGAFKNEIIPTGGHDADGVLKQFNYDEVIRPETTVEALSALRPAFDPVSGTVTAGTSSALSDGASAMLIMSASRARELGLTPRARIRSMAVVGCDPSIMGYGPVPASQLALKKAGLTASDIDLFEMNEAFAAQILPCIKDLGLMEQIDEKINLNGGAIALGHPLGCSGTRISTTLLNLMERNDAQLGLATMCIGLGQGIATVFERV